CCTGATCTAAAATCAAAACATTCGATTAATTCTCACATACATAAAGGCACATAAAATAAGCAATATCCAGATATTTACTTTTAGCATCACGAACAGCAACATTATCATCAACAGCAGACTCGGTGTTATTTTCAGTAGCCGGTGAAATTGGTTGAATGTGCTTTTTAACTTTAATTTTAGGAGTTTTTCTTTTAATTACTAAAAAGTCTCCTAATTGTAACGGTTTAGGAGATGGAGTATTATTTAATTTCACATTATTGGGAGATCTTTTGTCATCGGATCTAGGAGTATTGAAGGATCTTTCAGTAAAAGGAGATTGAACTGGAGTTTTAGTCGTTGATTTAAATCTATCCTCACCAGGAGAATTAATACAAGAAGAGGGGCTTTTTAAGGAAGGAAATGATTTCTCACTAAACGGACTAGCGAAACTAGAATCAGCACTTTTGACTAGTAACGGGTATTTATCATTACTAGAAGCGTTAGGTGTTTCAGTCTTCGTAGTATTTGGTGTTTCGGCATTTTGCGGTTCAGGTACTGGTAGTAATCTATACAAAAAGACGATCGGATTAAATACATCATTATACGTTACAGTACAAGTAATTTGAAAGTGTAGTCTTACTGGCAGGTATGTTCACGtaaaaattcaatcaagaaTCGAGAGAAGTCTAGTTGATTTGTTCCACATTTCAACACCTGAAAATGGATCGAAATATGATGCTCTACATTCAAAGCGGTTATATGTAAAATCAGAAAACGAATGAATATTACTTTTACGTGGTTCGCCGACAGCCACCAAATCACTTCTTCTACAGTGATTTCGTTACAAAGAATTTTACCCAGCAATTCACTCATGGTAGTCAGATTAGTAAGGCAAGGTTGAAGGAGAAATTCTCCCACAATAATTCATGAATAAttcgtcaaaattaaaaactaaacgTAAAATAAAACCATTACAACATGAAAATCACtcattttcagtttcaactttcaaaaaatgtaatcacAAACCGCAACAAAagtcaaaacaaaaacacaacgGTCAAATCAAAGTCCCGCGCAGTAAGGTCAGAAACGTAGTGCGCATGTGCCCATTTTAGTTCATAATATGCACATAGGGATCGCTAaaagtaaatttgaattttgatttttgtttttattttaattttgtaattttatttaattttttcaatttttatgtcttTTGAgttttgttcaacatttttgaaactgaaaatgagACTGAGTGATCTCCATATTAATCATGTTTTtcacacggattttggcagatttaaaatctatgtagatgtacactatcagggtaggtaggtatggtaggGAAGGACAGGAGGACAGGACAGTCTAGTAACgtagcttttaaaaaataaaaatggattttgaattttactgatTTCACTAAGATGAGAATACTTTCAACTTCAAGTTCAAATgtaaaaagtgttgaaaaaagagATTCAAAGAACGTCCAAAAGCAAAAACCACtaaccagatttttgaaaattccgaaTCCAATCCCCTGAatctgcatttaaaaaaatgaatacttgaTATAGTGTTTTTACGCTTCgtttctaactcaaaatctaatgaattggaaattggaatttcgccgaaataaatttcaacttgaattttaaGGCAAGCTTAGGTACATATAGGTAAGCAaacaaaatttcctgaaaaagtaaaaaaaagaacgttGATTTTAGTCGTTCTTTGAGCAACTGAAATGAAGATAAAacctttttagtttttggataagtaaaagataaaaatttgaacacagcttaaagattttgaccaaaaaaaacaacaaacaaacacGATATCACAGAAAACGTTTTATTTAAAAGACatcataaattttctttttaaaaaaataatagtttattaataaacaaataaataaaatataaactttcatacatacatatttcctTATAAAGAAACTGttacaacaaaataataaattcgaaTGCAAAACAACGAATCGACAAAATCAATTGTTCGATAAtgtaactttaaaaattgacaaatttaaataataaaaaaggaaagaaagaaataaagaaatCCTTATTAATATTTAAGAATTAATATCACAGAAACGTTTACGAATATCGAACATGTAAAACAGCTTCATGAATCGATGGAAAGAGCTGTACTTCAGGGAAAACGTCGAAAAAACGACAGCGTAATAATACTTTCAATACACTACCTattgaaatgagtaaaaaaaattaaatcaataaaTCACGAAGTATGCAGGTTTGAAAAACATGTCCAAGATAAATACATACTTGAGCATTTTGCTAAATAAAGGGTAATATGTTTGCTTTTGAGGTTTTCGTACATGTGTAATAAACACTTCACAGATGACGGGTCAATGTAGGAAACTGCTGACATATCTAATATCGCGTATGTCATCTACGAACAATCATAGgataaatatttattgtttATGGCGTAATTTTCTAATTATACCGCGAGGTATGAAAATATAGAGATGAAGTACTAGACTCACTTTTAAATCTTTATGCTTGTTAATTTTCTTATAAATTCCCTGCCTGATGCTTTCTTTGTTAGCGAAGTTCATTCCAGCAACGATGTGCAAAATGAGAACTCCAGGAATGTGTACAGCCTGTATAAAAAACACACGATTGCAAATAATTATTCATCATCGTTGAAAATGACGAAATCGACAAGATTATAACTTATGTATATCGCAATAAGATTAATGTAtggaaaaattgctgaaacagagagtaaatttttttcaatgtttcttcACCCATCCGTGATTGATATAGTTGCTTTCGAATACACGTAATTAATCGAGTAATCGACGTAACAAAAAAAACGTGATCTAAtctaatttaataatatttatcTAGCCCGATTCGCGTAAAATTTAACTTACCGcttggtatttatttttataaacgtATATGTCGGTATTTGGAATATTGCCTAAAACCTCAATCTTGACTTTTTGTCCCAAAACTGTGATGTAGAGCAATGAGATAATCACACCGACACATAAGCCGATATCTATATCGATTAGTATCACAGAAGAAAAGGTCATCAACCAGATAAATCCATCTGGTTTAGATTGGCGCCAAGcagtaaaaaaatctttcacaTTGACCAACATGCCTTTCATAGCTGCGAAAACTATACCTGTTAAAACAcactgtcgaaaaaaaaattaaatattaatcaCGTGAACgtgttttttggcaatttttttcgttggttTAACGATCGTGGTACTCACATGTGGCAATGGTTCGAAAAATGGTGCGATAAAAAGTATCACTAATGATAAAAAGGAACATGAAATTAAACTGGCGAGCTGAGTACGTCCACCAGTAGTGTCTTGAATAAGACTACGCGATAGCGAAGCTGCAAAAGGAGCGCATGAAAAGAACGCTCCGAATATGTTAGATGCTCCctgtaatcaaaaaaattaaattttcaaataaaagacTTCTCGTTTCAGTGAACAAGCAATTTCATTCATTAACTAACCGCAGCTATAAGCTCTTGATTAGCGTTAATCCGATATTGGTGTTTTTCTGCGAATATACTAGCCATAGAAATATttacagaaaatgaaataacaGCTATGACAAGTCCATCCATGACTAGTTTTGGAAATAATTCTACTGGAGGGATTGCAGGTGCAGGAAATCTATAATCGTaatatttactcaaaattaatttctatgtACTAAAACAGAACGAGTTGAGAAAATGAACGGTATGGTAACATACCCTGTAGGAATTTCCCCAACGGTAGTCAATTTGAATCTCGTGGCTAAATCGAAATATTTAGATAATAAAGTCCCCGAAACAATTGCAATCAATTCGGTTGGAAttggaataggtatttttttcttcactctaTCCTATAAAACGAATCCATAAATTAAACTCATCGTGCGGTTGATACATCGCAAAATTACATCGTTGGAATAAATTCGTACTTTTAAGAACTGTTGATACGATAACAGCACAACCATTACAGTAATTGTAATAGCAAATGCTACGTAATTAATCTCTTTGAATCGTTCTACCACATCTGTCATagtctgcaaaaaaaatcatcgttaaaTTTTCACATCACGATACAGGTACATCTTTGTGAATATGACACATCTTACGTAGATAACTTTCAACGATCCGTTGTGCTTAGGAAGACTTAAACCAAATAAATGCTTCAGCTGCGAATTAATAACCAGTATCGCAGTTCCGGTGACTAATCCGCTGATTAAATGCTCCGATAATATCACACACAAAGAACCCATTCTAAATACTCCGAAAagtaccttttaaaaaaaaaggattacaTTAGATAAATGTAATTCCAAATTCGTACGATGAGATGAGAACGTGACTTACTTGCCAAACGCCAACCACTGCTGTGACCGCGCAAGCTACCTGAATGGCAGTATACGGATTGCCATTAGCGAACTCGCTCACAGATTTGCCAGCCATCATGCAAATAATAGCGAAAGTACCTAAAGCAAAAAACCCACATATTAGTTGATTGATAATCGTAAATTAAATTATATTCAACTGGACGCTTTCTCACCCATTGACAGTTGACGAGAAGTTCCCATCATTGCGTAAATAATTACAGGAAAAAAAGCCATGTAAATTCCAACGACAGGTTGTACACCTGCTAATATCGAGTAAGCGATTCCTGTACACGTGAAATAACCAATATTATAACTCCATTTTCGATATCCACGAGAAATACCTATCGGATGAAGAAAAGCTCACCTTGTGGAATATGCATTATAGCTACCGTTAATCCGGATACTATATCGTGGAAGAGATCCGTGTGCCATTTGTATTTCGGTAACCATTCTAGAATCGGAAATATAGACACCAAGATTTGGAGAATATTGAGTTTCTCTCTCTTATGTTTTATTCTTTCGTATATATCTGTAACACAGAGAAACACAATTATGAATTTTAGATAAGCAGCTAATTGACAGGAATATTTACATAGAAGATTTTGCAAAGTATACCTGGTTTTTTGTATTCTTTGTACACATACATGTCATCGAAATCTTTCTGTTTGCACGAAAAACTAGATTTAATTACTGTGTTTCCATTTTGAATATCGTATGCGGTGAAAAAAGGCTGTTTGATGTTGGGTAAAAACCTAGAACAGAAACAATAAACCTGATCATGAAACATGATTGTAAACAATAAAACTATTACGTCAATGTTGCAGAAAAAACTACCCAAACATACTTTTGGTGTACCTAATTtcttgttacaaaaataactcGTCGCACCGAAAACAAATAtacgtaatttatttttaatttaaataagcATCTCGGGCAAGCTTAACGTTAATAGTGTTATCTACAACACATTAGACGTCCACCAGCTGATCGTTATCAGTGGTGTTtcccttcctttttttttataacatcATAGCACGATATCTGATGAAAGATgagtcatttttaattttttatttcgaaaaactcCCATCATCAAAAAAGACGATTTCAGAAGTGAAAAGGAAAGttgaacgaatgaaaaaaatagaattttagaAGGTCTGATCATAAGTTCTTGTTCTACCATAAACATGAACTTGACAACATGAACAAGAACGTCATGATTCATGAACTTGTTcctttgaatttcaaaattcaaattcattttggCCTTTGGTGTTTTAgtattttgcaaacaaaactttGCAATCTCAAGTGCAAATTTTCGCTTAAAAATAGCACtgtcgtttatttttcattcttcaaaagaTTATAATGTCAAGCAAAGTCGtatactttaaaaataaaaacaaaaaatagccTACGTCAGTATAATTTCAAACAGTCAGTGTCAAGTTCAAAGTTACGATGCTGCGCATACCGTGAACgatagaaaaattcattttcaattttaatttttcgaatcatAAAATTTATGATTTCAAAC
The sequence above is a segment of the Planococcus citri chromosome 3, ihPlaCitr1.1, whole genome shotgun sequence genome. Coding sequences within it:
- the LOC135841388 gene encoding solute carrier family 26 member 6-like isoform X2; its protein translation is MYVYKEYKKPDIYERIKHKREKLNILQILVSIFPILEWLPKYKWHTDLFHDIVSGLTVAIMHIPQGIAYSILAGVQPVVGIYMAFFPVIIYAMMGTSRQLSMGTFAIICMMAGKSVSEFANGNPYTAIQVACAVTAVVGVWQVLFGVFRMGSLCVILSEHLISGLVTGTAILVINSQLKHLFGLSLPKHNGSLKVIYTMTDVVERFKEINYVAFAITITVMVVLLSYQQFLKDRVKKKIPIPIPTELIAIVSGTLLSKYFDLATRFKLTTVGEIPTGFPAPAIPPVELFPKLVMDGLVIAVISFSVNISMASIFAEKHQYRINANQELIAAGASNIFGAFFSCAPFAASLSRSLIQDTTGGRTQLASLISCSFLSLVILFIAPFFEPLPHCVLTGIVFAAMKGMLVNVKDFFTAWRQSKPDGFIWLMTFSSVILIDIDIGLCVGVIISLLYITVLGQKVKIEVLGNIPNTDIYVYKNKYQAAVHIPGVLILHIVAGMNFANKESIRQGIYKKINKHKDLKMTYAILDMSAVSYIDPSSVKCLLHMYENLKSKHITLYLAKCSSSVLKVLLRCRFFDVFPEVQLFPSIHEAVLHVRYS
- the LOC135841388 gene encoding solute carrier family 26 member 6-like isoform X1: MNEDDSNEGFLPNIKQPFFTAYDIQNGNTVIKSSFSCKQKDFDDMYVYKEYKKPDIYERIKHKREKLNILQILVSIFPILEWLPKYKWHTDLFHDIVSGLTVAIMHIPQGIAYSILAGVQPVVGIYMAFFPVIIYAMMGTSRQLSMGTFAIICMMAGKSVSEFANGNPYTAIQVACAVTAVVGVWQVLFGVFRMGSLCVILSEHLISGLVTGTAILVINSQLKHLFGLSLPKHNGSLKVIYTMTDVVERFKEINYVAFAITITVMVVLLSYQQFLKDRVKKKIPIPIPTELIAIVSGTLLSKYFDLATRFKLTTVGEIPTGFPAPAIPPVELFPKLVMDGLVIAVISFSVNISMASIFAEKHQYRINANQELIAAGASNIFGAFFSCAPFAASLSRSLIQDTTGGRTQLASLISCSFLSLVILFIAPFFEPLPHCVLTGIVFAAMKGMLVNVKDFFTAWRQSKPDGFIWLMTFSSVILIDIDIGLCVGVIISLLYITVLGQKVKIEVLGNIPNTDIYVYKNKYQAAVHIPGVLILHIVAGMNFANKESIRQGIYKKINKHKDLKMTYAILDMSAVSYIDPSSVKCLLHMYENLKSKHITLYLAKCSSSVLKVLLRCRFFDVFPEVQLFPSIHEAVLHVRYS